In Rhodospirillum rubrum ATCC 11170, a genomic segment contains:
- the btsR gene encoding two-component system response regulator BtsR, with product MKILIVDDEQLARDELRCLLDGVGDLTIVGECANAIEAIAAINRLSPDVVFLDIQMPRVSGLEMLSMLDPERMPRIVFLTAYDEYAVRAFEEHAFDYLLKPTDAARLEKTLQRLRRDHTPQDLKPLEKTRPLTHIPCLGHNRITLLKVGDVEMVTSKPSGVYVIGPDGEERFTELTLRTLEEKTKLVRCHRQYLVNPERIKDIAFADNGLAEIVTIAGQTVPVSRRFLAALKEHLGIG from the coding sequence GTGAAGATCCTGATCGTCGATGACGAACAGCTTGCCCGTGACGAATTGCGCTGCCTGCTGGACGGGGTTGGGGATCTGACCATCGTCGGCGAATGCGCCAATGCCATCGAGGCGATCGCCGCCATCAACCGGCTGTCTCCCGATGTGGTGTTTCTAGATATCCAGATGCCGCGGGTCAGCGGCCTGGAAATGCTGAGCATGCTTGATCCCGAGCGCATGCCGCGCATCGTTTTCCTGACCGCCTATGATGAATACGCCGTGCGCGCCTTCGAAGAGCACGCCTTTGATTACCTGCTCAAACCCACCGATGCCGCCCGCCTGGAGAAAACCCTCCAGCGCCTGCGCCGCGACCATACCCCCCAGGACCTCAAGCCGCTGGAGAAAACCCGGCCGCTGACCCATATCCCTTGCCTGGGCCATAACCGCATCACCTTGCTCAAGGTCGGTGATGTCGAGATGGTCACCTCCAAGCCCAGCGGCGTCTATGTCATCGGTCCCGACGGCGAGGAGCGCTTCACCGAGCTGACCCTGCGCACGCTCGAGGAGAAAACCAAGCTGGTGCGCTGTCACCGCCAGTATCTGGTCAATCCCGAGCGCATCAAGGATATCGCCTTCGCCGACAACGGTCTGGCCGAGATCGTGACGATCGCCGGGCAGACCGTGCCGGTCAGCCGCCGTTTCCTGGCGGCGCTGAAGGAGCATTTGGGGATCGGCTAA
- a CDS encoding sensor histidine kinase: protein MTIGPLALVISLSQQMCVYLVVAYLLSKTPLFIPLVHVTIRLPHKAACYAIFSLFCIMGTYFGLRIDDSIANTRAIGAVLGGMLGGPSVGLAVGLTGGLHRYSMGGFTALACAISTTAEGLIGGLVHRYLVSRGQTGKLFQPLVVGLVTLFAEVCQMLIIILVARPAVNAVHLVETIALPMLVANSVGAAMFMTILLDRRTMFETQSSVFSAKALKIAARAEGALRSGFNRENSMRVARIIYEETGVGAVAITDRDKILAFIGIGDDHHKPGMAVTSLQTLESIRENRVMYADGNEVAYQCSISPTCPLGAALVIPLVDEGEQVIGTIKLYEPKTRLFSTINRTLGEGVARLLSTQILAGRYEQQRQLLAQSEIKLLHAQVNPHFLFNALNTLSAVIRLDPDHARHLVQSLSTFFRKNLKRTSEQVTLNDEVEQVSAYLEIELARFGDRLSVDFNVPADLGTATLPTFSLQPLVENAIKHGTAQLLGDGRIGVSAERQGGDLVVRVEDNAGLYERRPGGDGLGMNLVDRRIRARYGQGYGLSVECERDVVTRVILRVPFDPSPAGVASPAFEKVGP from the coding sequence ATGACCATCGGACCGCTCGCCCTCGTCATCTCGCTGTCCCAGCAGATGTGCGTTTATCTGGTCGTGGCCTATCTGCTCAGCAAGACGCCGCTGTTCATCCCCTTGGTCCATGTGACCATCCGCCTGCCGCATAAGGCGGCCTGCTACGCCATTTTCTCGTTGTTTTGCATCATGGGCACCTATTTCGGCCTGCGCATCGATGATTCGATCGCCAATACCCGGGCGATCGGCGCGGTGCTCGGCGGAATGCTGGGCGGGCCCTCGGTCGGGCTGGCGGTCGGGCTGACCGGCGGCCTGCACCGTTATTCGATGGGCGGCTTCACGGCCTTGGCCTGCGCCATTTCGACAACGGCCGAAGGGCTGATCGGCGGCCTCGTCCACCGCTATCTGGTCAGTCGCGGCCAGACCGGCAAGCTGTTCCAGCCGCTGGTGGTCGGGCTGGTGACGCTGTTCGCCGAGGTCTGCCAGATGCTGATCATCATTCTGGTCGCCCGGCCGGCGGTCAACGCCGTGCATCTGGTGGAAACCATCGCCCTGCCGATGCTGGTGGCCAATTCGGTGGGGGCGGCGATGTTCATGACCATCCTGCTTGACCGCCGGACGATGTTTGAAACCCAATCGAGCGTGTTCTCGGCCAAGGCGCTGAAGATCGCCGCCCGCGCCGAAGGAGCGCTGCGTAGCGGCTTCAACCGCGAAAACTCCATGCGCGTCGCCCGCATCATCTATGAGGAGACCGGCGTCGGCGCCGTGGCGATCACCGATCGCGACAAGATCCTGGCCTTCATCGGCATCGGCGACGACCACCATAAGCCCGGCATGGCGGTTACCTCGCTGCAGACCCTGGAATCAATCCGCGAGAACCGGGTGATGTATGCCGATGGCAATGAGGTGGCCTATCAATGCTCGATCAGCCCGACCTGCCCCTTGGGCGCCGCCCTGGTCATCCCGCTGGTTGACGAGGGCGAGCAGGTGATCGGCACCATCAAGCTTTACGAGCCCAAAACCCGGCTGTTTTCGACGATCAATCGCACCTTGGGCGAGGGCGTGGCCCGGTTGCTGTCGACGCAGATCCTGGCCGGGCGCTATGAGCAGCAGCGCCAGTTGCTTGCCCAATCCGAAATCAAGCTGCTCCACGCCCAGGTCAATCCGCATTTCCTGTTCAACGCCCTCAACACGCTTTCGGCGGTGATCCGCCTTGATCCCGACCATGCCCGCCATCTGGTGCAAAGCCTGTCGACCTTCTTTCGCAAGAACCTCAAGCGGACCAGCGAACAGGTGACGCTCAACGACGAGGTCGAGCAGGTCAGCGCCTATCTGGAAATCGAACTGGCGCGCTTTGGCGATCGGCTGTCGGTGGATTTCAATGTGCCCGCCGATTTGGGAACCGCCACCTTGCCCACCTTTTCGCTTCAGCCGCTGGTCGAAAACGCCATCAAGCATGGCACCGCCCAATTGCTGGGCGATGGACGGATCGGCGTTTCGGCCGAGCGCCAGGGCGGCGATCTGGTGGTGCGGGTGGAAGACAACGCCGGGCTTTATGAACGGCGGCCCGGCGGCGACGGCCTGGGGATGAATTTGGTCGACCGGCGGATCCGGGCGCGCTATGGCCAGGGCTATGGTCTGAGCGTTGAGTGCGAGCGCGATGTGGTCACCCGCGTCATCTTGCGTGTGCCGTTTGACCCAAGCCCCGCCGGGGTCGCTAGCCCCGCTTTCGAAAAGGTCGGCCCGTGA
- a CDS encoding SH3 domain-containing protein: protein MKLTLATALLGSALVAAAPALADPGWSASAVRMRAGPGTDFPAVVVVPAAVGLDIIGCLAGYTWCDVIWGANRGWVSGNYLRARPRGIPVPLIQGPPPPVVVFDFPVYWADHYREKPFYARQEQWRPRGPAQAAPAPQPPPERPASPQRRDDRGQGGPGRGPGGGQGRSPGFQPGPGPGGPGH, encoded by the coding sequence ATGAAGCTGACTTTGGCTACCGCGCTGCTGGGCAGCGCCCTGGTCGCCGCCGCTCCCGCCCTGGCCGACCCCGGTTGGTCGGCCTCGGCGGTGCGCATGCGCGCCGGTCCCGGAACCGATTTCCCCGCCGTGGTGGTGGTTCCCGCCGCCGTCGGCCTGGATATCATCGGCTGTCTGGCCGGTTATACGTGGTGTGATGTCATCTGGGGGGCCAACCGCGGCTGGGTCTCGGGCAACTATCTGCGGGCCAGACCCCGGGGCATCCCGGTTCCGCTGATCCAGGGACCGCCACCGCCGGTCGTCGTCTTCGATTTCCCGGTCTATTGGGCCGATCATTACCGCGAGAAGCCGTTTTACGCGCGCCAGGAGCAATGGCGGCCAAGGGGTCCGGCACAGGCGGCGCCCGCCCCCCAACCGCCCCCGGAGCGGCCAGCCTCGCCGCAAAGACGTGATGACCGCGGCCAAGGCGGGCCGGGGAGGGGGCCGGGCGGCGGACAAGGCCGCTCGCCGGGCTTCCAGCCGGGACCCGGCCCGGGCGGCCCCGGGCACTGA
- the fldA gene encoding flavodoxin FldA, which produces MGTTVIYGSDGGTTQGVAKRIASPLQAKVVDIKVATTDDLEGCDLLILGAPTYGLGDLQCDWESRIGVLDSAKLTGKRVALFGTGDQIGYPDSFVDAMGILYDRVVALGATVVGFTATQGYDYSYSLAERDGQFVGLALDEDNQSSLTGKRIAAWVDHLK; this is translated from the coding sequence ATGGGCACTACGGTCATTTACGGTTCGGATGGCGGCACCACCCAGGGCGTGGCCAAACGCATCGCCAGTCCGTTGCAGGCCAAGGTGGTCGATATCAAGGTGGCGACCACCGATGATCTGGAAGGCTGTGATCTGCTGATCCTGGGCGCCCCGACCTATGGCCTGGGCGATCTGCAATGCGATTGGGAGAGCAGGATTGGCGTGCTGGACTCGGCCAAGCTGACTGGCAAAAGGGTGGCCTTGTTTGGCACCGGCGATCAGATCGGCTATCCCGACAGCTTTGTCGATGCCATGGGGATCCTTTATGATCGGGTGGTCGCCCTGGGGGCGACGGTGGTCGGCTTCACCGCCACCCAGGGCTATGACTATAGCTACTCGCTGGCCGAGCGCGACGGCCAATTCGTTGGTTTGGCCCTTGACGAGGACAACCAGTCCTCGTTGACGGGCAAACGCATCGCCGCCTGGGTGGACCACCTGAAATAA
- a CDS encoding VOC family protein has protein sequence MDDTTGRDRRIDNIEFTVGALERTKAFYGAVFGWTFTDYGPSYCEFTDGRLTGGFTTDGAVRPGGPLVIIYADDLSVIQSRLEAAGAPIVKPIFAFPGGRRFHFHDPDGYELAVWSER, from the coding sequence ATGGACGACACCACGGGGCGGGATCGGCGGATCGATAATATCGAATTCACCGTTGGCGCGCTTGAGCGGACCAAGGCGTTCTATGGCGCGGTTTTCGGCTGGACCTTCACCGACTACGGGCCAAGCTATTGCGAATTCACCGACGGCCGGTTGACGGGCGGCTTCACCACCGACGGCGCCGTTCGCCCCGGCGGGCCGCTGGTAATCATCTATGCCGACGATCTGAGCGTCATCCAAAGCCGCCTTGAAGCCGCCGGCGCGCCGATCGTCAAACCGATCTTCGCCTTTCCCGGCGGCCGCCGCTTCCACTTCCACGATCCCGATGGCTATGAACTGGCCGTATGGTCGGAGCGGTAG